In one window of Erythrolamprus reginae isolate rEryReg1 chromosome 1, rEryReg1.hap1, whole genome shotgun sequence DNA:
- the ARL14EP gene encoding ARL14 effector protein has translation MDPCSIGNQLQASSDCHKAYFTSQTGFKTKQDLSATDLLLLQLRTGITLSETHTICFHHAKVYLDRYEDLQKSCCDPFNMHKKVSRKNLHAIDIDDASFLSAKFGRQFIPGWKLCPKCTQIINGNAEVDSEDHQRRRLDSDGRTTKALKFANPGRHPGIPPEAANKREKRKLQTKPTSVNSDRQLIAAKSKVYDGQGFLLFSGIDLCDCLDEDCLGCFYACSKCGSRKCGPECRCDRKWLYEQIEIEGGEIIRNKHVV, from the exons ATGGATCCATGTTCAATTGGAAATCAGCTGCAAGCTAGCAGCGATTGTCACAAAGCATACTTTACTTCTCAAACTGGCTTCAAGACTAAGCAAGATTTATCAGCAACTGATCTGTTACTTCTTCAGCTTAGAACTGGGATAACTCTCTCAGAGACTCATACAATCTGCTTCCATCATGCTAAAGTTTACCTTGATAGGTATGAAGACTTGCAAAAGTCATGTTGCGATCCTTTTAATATGCACAAAAAAGTCTCCAGGAAAAACTTGCATGCAATTGACATAGATGATGCATCTTTTCTAAGTGCCAAGTTTGGACGTCAATTTATACCGGGCTGGAAGCTTTGCCCCAAATGTACACAGATAATAAATGGAAATGCAGAGGTTGACTCTGAAGACCATCAACGAAGGAGACTTGATTCAGAC GGACGTACAACTAAAGCCTTGAAGTTTGCTAATCCAGGACGGCATCCTGGAAttcctccagaagcagcaaacaaaagagaaaaaagaaagctaCAAACAAAACCCACATCCGTTAATTCAGACAG GCAATTAATAGCAGCGAAGAGCAAAGTATATGACGGCCAAGGCTTTCTGCTTTTCAGCGGGATAGACCTCTGTGACTGCCTTGATGAAGACTGCCTTGGGTGTTTCTATGCCTGCTCCAAGTGCGGCTCCCGCAAGTGCGGACCTGAATGCCGTTGTGACCGCAAGTGGCTATATGAGCAAATTGAGATAGAAGGGGGAGAAATTATCCGTAATAAGCATGTGGTATAA